One region of Microbacterium sp. M28 genomic DNA includes:
- a CDS encoding HNH endonuclease, which produces MSTTTHLDALHEAVSRLDAVWAEAADATELDRAGLVAANAALGALHRLVDALEAEVAAGIARESRADLGAASLAKEQGFRTAAQFVATVTGRSSGEASRLVKVGEAPAPRTDLLGARLPAKYAAVQGALAAGAIGAPAAGLIIGLLDRVRLKIDTDRLVEVEALLAEKAAGLSLDEVRKLLTHAEAHLDPDGVLPREEAARAQNRMVIYERDGRLHLDADIDVATAAPIKTALEGYVTAVFHARAKALDPDAPDADRRTVAQIQADGLADLCAHALGCDNDAPLLAGATVIVRVGLHDLTTGTGYATIDGIDQPVSIGAARRMAAGGGIIPAVLGTDSEILDWGREKRLFTRAQRLALAERDGGCAGCTLPPSMTRAHHIDWWQRDNGRTDIDRGVLLCESCHHRIHDNGWDIRIDGTGLAARVWFIPPPHIDPTRTPRLGGTARYNLAA; this is translated from the coding sequence ATGTCGACGACGACGCATCTGGATGCTCTGCACGAGGCGGTCTCCCGCCTCGATGCGGTGTGGGCGGAGGCCGCGGATGCGACGGAGTTGGATCGGGCGGGTCTGGTCGCGGCGAATGCGGCGTTGGGCGCCCTGCATCGGCTGGTGGATGCGCTCGAGGCCGAAGTCGCCGCCGGAATCGCTCGGGAGTCGCGTGCCGATCTCGGGGCCGCTTCGCTCGCGAAGGAGCAGGGGTTCCGCACGGCGGCCCAGTTCGTCGCGACGGTGACCGGAAGGTCTTCCGGCGAGGCGTCGCGGCTGGTGAAGGTCGGTGAAGCGCCCGCCCCCCGCACGGACCTGCTCGGGGCACGGTTGCCGGCGAAGTACGCGGCCGTGCAGGGGGCTCTGGCGGCCGGTGCGATCGGTGCCCCGGCAGCGGGGTTGATCATCGGGTTGTTGGACCGGGTGCGGCTGAAGATCGACACCGACCGACTCGTCGAGGTGGAGGCCCTGCTGGCCGAGAAAGCGGCCGGGCTGTCGTTGGACGAAGTCCGAAAGCTCCTCACCCACGCGGAAGCACACCTCGACCCCGACGGGGTCCTGCCCCGCGAAGAAGCCGCACGCGCGCAGAACCGCATGGTCATCTACGAACGCGACGGGCGCCTGCACCTCGACGCCGACATCGACGTCGCCACCGCCGCCCCCATCAAGACCGCACTCGAGGGATACGTCACCGCCGTGTTCCACGCACGCGCCAAGGCACTGGACCCCGACGCCCCCGACGCCGACCGGCGCACCGTCGCGCAGATCCAGGCCGACGGGCTCGCCGACCTCTGCGCCCACGCCCTCGGCTGCGACAACGACGCGCCCCTGCTGGCCGGGGCGACCGTGATCGTCCGGGTCGGACTGCACGACCTCACCACCGGCACCGGATACGCCACCATCGACGGCATCGACCAGCCCGTCAGCATCGGAGCGGCCCGCCGCATGGCCGCGGGCGGCGGCATCATCCCCGCCGTTCTCGGCACCGACAGCGAGATCCTCGACTGGGGACGCGAGAAACGCCTCTTCACCCGAGCGCAAAGACTCGCCCTCGCCGAACGCGACGGCGGATGCGCAGGATGCACCCTGCCCCCATCCATGACGCGCGCCCACCACATCGACTGGTGGCAACGCGACAACGGACGCACCGACATCGACCGTGGCGTCCTGCTGTGCGAGAGCTGCCACCACCGCATCCACGACAACGGCTGGGACATCCGCATCGACGGTACCGGTCTGGCCGCCCGCGTCTGGTTCATCCCACCCCCACACATCGACCCCACCCGCACCCCACGCCTCGGGGGCACCGCCCGCTACAACCTCGCCGCCTGA
- a CDS encoding lactonase family protein — MTRFWLGGYGAGMDGSADGIGLLAGDAQSATALAYRGAVAEAPSPSWLARHSRLDVVYAALEGDAAVQAFVRTGESKLAPLGERVPVGESVCHLAVAPSGQYLVASCYGDGKVVRIGLDADGRPVPDAVDKAAALRAALFGEDPDSGAAPRAGVGAAASDPYDTPVGTEPRVSHAHAAAFLPDGRIVTTDLGFDLVRFWRPTATGLALDHEVVLPRGTGPRHMVVHPSGHLHVVTEYSCEVFTLAAGPDGTWAVVSATLASPIAEVGVDFPAELARSHDGHVLYTALRGSNTIAALRVHGSGDRLESIALADSGVDWPRHHLVFEGKLLVAGQRSDTVALLDLDERTGVPVGIRHTTQAPTPTHFLPVR, encoded by the coding sequence ATGACCCGGTTCTGGCTCGGCGGCTACGGCGCCGGCATGGACGGTTCGGCCGACGGCATCGGTCTGCTTGCCGGAGACGCGCAGTCGGCCACCGCGCTCGCCTACCGCGGCGCGGTCGCCGAGGCGCCGTCGCCGTCGTGGCTGGCTCGGCATTCTCGGCTCGACGTCGTCTACGCGGCGCTGGAAGGGGATGCCGCGGTGCAGGCGTTCGTCCGCACGGGCGAGTCGAAGCTCGCACCCCTCGGTGAGCGCGTGCCCGTGGGCGAGTCGGTGTGCCATCTGGCCGTCGCGCCGAGCGGGCAGTACCTCGTCGCGTCCTGCTACGGCGACGGCAAGGTCGTGCGCATCGGTCTCGATGCCGACGGCCGCCCGGTTCCGGATGCCGTGGACAAGGCGGCGGCGCTGCGCGCCGCGCTGTTCGGCGAGGATCCGGATTCCGGAGCCGCCCCCCGGGCGGGCGTGGGCGCGGCGGCATCCGACCCGTACGACACCCCGGTCGGCACCGAGCCGAGGGTCTCGCATGCGCACGCGGCGGCGTTCCTACCGGACGGGCGTATCGTGACGACGGATCTCGGGTTCGATCTCGTGCGGTTCTGGCGTCCGACGGCGACCGGGCTCGCCCTCGATCACGAGGTCGTGCTGCCTCGTGGAACCGGTCCGCGCCACATGGTCGTGCACCCGAGCGGTCACCTTCATGTGGTGACCGAGTATTCGTGCGAGGTCTTCACGCTCGCGGCGGGCCCGGACGGCACCTGGGCCGTCGTATCCGCGACCCTTGCGAGCCCGATCGCCGAGGTCGGCGTCGACTTCCCTGCCGAGCTCGCGCGCAGTCACGACGGTCACGTGTTGTACACGGCGTTGCGCGGCAGCAATACGATTGCGGCTCTGCGGGTGCACGGCTCGGGCGATCGGCTGGAATCGATCGCGCTGGCCGATTCCGGCGTGGACTGGCCGCGTCACCATCTCGTGTTCGAAGGCAAGCTGCTCGTCGCCGGTCAGCGCTCCGACACGGTCGCGCTGCTCGACCTCGACGAGCGCACCGGCGTGCCGGTCGGTATCCGGCACACGACGCAGGCTCCGACCCCGACTCACTTCCTGCCGGTGCGCTGA